A region from the Natronorubrum halophilum genome encodes:
- a CDS encoding ATPase, T2SS/T4P/T4SS family, with protein MAIDEGDQSDAGEFSEGEASDPASADNRSYGSDPDSDAPGRVGEYTWEDYLMEYGYRDEVSALYPDDPAGGGGDQLGLDTDESVQHTVPSGDDWNRVEFDPESALGYHPDDLPSTIIPLAGDNAETLHERFLEYVDPETTPVTKGIWSWEHYKWEYYYEDDGSRPRDSNGEIVRHDEEEALGFDPDTLEQRLFAGDEAAMKLDELVDERTVNVEEDIDEDEFFSTADGNTTVSNRYDLEKAVPMDKKTHFREVERYWVNKPYAYVIIFHSEKENEKKYYMIEPYLNEIEMELQEFLSGKLRTAIKYSEDGIKEKETEDGRRIVIEDETRRLLKRYDLFEKRSGSAQESVLETLKGLLDDGDDETDEESGPAPLEGIAVRPEPAILADDPDTMSEYQVEKLLYQLKRNFIGYERIDGIKHDINVEDISVDGYNSPVFVYHSEYEQIISNIYHGEDELDDFVVKLAQRSGKGISKRLPQVDATLPDGSRAQLTLGQEVSDHGTNYTIRQFKDVPFTPIDLINWNTFSLDEMAFLWLCIENHKSLIFAGGTASGKTTSLNAVSLFIPSSAKIVSIEDTREVELPQRNWIASVTRPSFSDDEQGDVDEFDLLEAALRQRPDYIVMGEIRGEEGRTLFQVMSTGHTTYTTFHADSVDEVLKRFTTDPINVSKTMFTALDLVSIQTQTRVQGRKVRRNKSLTEINHYEAEHDEINVQDVYQWQAETDEYLKMGDSNTLDEIQFDRGWSNEKLEEELFKREIILAYLIKNGLNTYAEVAATAQAFINDPDTILTLIANGQLEDSLEDLREMESVLIDVDPEKEELVPRPDASSETYNLSMDILERAEESLFEEFRGKVPSGLASALGEVEQAEAIDVDQTDADEFDFAGEVDETIDEGEWELGDDSDGFDGGSGEGSSEPAWLSDDTGFDIGSTDRAEAGISDATADAPADDTAASVDSAAGIGGATSSPGEQDKPAEEFEMVVKETPGEEATPPATTSNGADSARPTSRSDDKRDPTVSPSDDPEGGGLGGLFDDMGDTIDELDADDDTGRATTDAPSETAADSAGFESTFQGDDLASIFDPESADEAVGDFSDQLESSDERGPGEDSSSIDGTDSTTAAESPPAGADTDAGLQPGTDGDVDTESESIFGAESGSIFSDDDDDAADDGGSLFGDDRDRTESDDSIFNGTDDADDDGGTGPGESDDDGRLFGDNEDDE; from the coding sequence ATGGCTATTGACGAGGGCGACCAGTCGGATGCCGGGGAATTTTCCGAGGGGGAGGCGTCCGACCCGGCGTCGGCGGACAATCGATCTTACGGGTCGGATCCCGACTCGGACGCGCCGGGTCGCGTCGGCGAGTACACGTGGGAGGACTATCTGATGGAGTACGGGTACAGAGACGAGGTTTCGGCGCTGTATCCCGACGATCCAGCGGGCGGCGGGGGCGACCAACTGGGGCTCGACACCGACGAATCGGTCCAGCACACGGTTCCGAGCGGGGACGACTGGAATCGCGTCGAGTTCGATCCCGAATCCGCACTCGGCTATCATCCGGACGATTTACCGTCGACGATTATCCCTCTCGCCGGCGACAACGCCGAAACGCTCCACGAACGCTTCCTCGAGTACGTCGATCCCGAGACGACCCCAGTCACCAAGGGCATCTGGTCCTGGGAACACTACAAGTGGGAGTACTACTACGAGGACGACGGCTCCCGACCGCGTGACAGCAACGGCGAAATCGTTCGCCACGACGAGGAAGAAGCGCTCGGCTTCGATCCTGACACGCTCGAGCAGCGGCTCTTCGCCGGCGACGAGGCCGCGATGAAACTCGACGAACTCGTCGACGAGCGAACCGTCAACGTCGAGGAAGATATCGACGAAGACGAATTCTTCTCGACGGCGGACGGCAACACCACCGTCTCGAACCGTTACGATCTCGAGAAGGCCGTCCCGATGGACAAGAAGACCCACTTTCGGGAGGTCGAACGCTACTGGGTCAACAAGCCCTACGCCTACGTCATCATCTTCCACTCCGAGAAGGAAAACGAAAAGAAGTACTACATGATCGAGCCGTACCTGAACGAGATCGAGATGGAGCTTCAGGAGTTCCTCTCGGGCAAACTCAGGACGGCGATCAAGTACTCCGAGGACGGGATCAAGGAGAAAGAGACAGAGGACGGCCGACGGATCGTCATCGAAGACGAAACGCGACGCCTGCTGAAACGCTACGACCTCTTCGAGAAACGGTCGGGAAGCGCACAGGAGAGCGTTCTCGAGACGCTGAAGGGTCTGCTCGACGATGGGGACGACGAGACGGACGAGGAGTCAGGTCCCGCACCGCTCGAGGGGATCGCGGTTCGACCCGAGCCGGCGATTCTCGCGGACGATCCGGATACGATGAGCGAGTATCAGGTCGAAAAACTGCTCTACCAACTCAAGCGAAACTTCATCGGCTACGAGCGGATCGACGGCATCAAACACGACATCAACGTCGAGGATATCTCCGTCGACGGCTACAACTCGCCGGTCTTCGTCTACCATTCGGAGTACGAACAGATCATCTCGAACATCTATCACGGCGAGGACGAACTCGACGACTTCGTCGTCAAACTCGCCCAGCGCTCGGGGAAGGGGATCAGTAAACGGCTGCCACAGGTCGACGCGACCCTGCCCGACGGCTCGCGCGCCCAGTTGACGCTGGGTCAGGAGGTGTCCGACCACGGGACCAACTACACCATCCGTCAGTTCAAGGACGTTCCGTTTACGCCGATCGACCTGATCAACTGGAACACCTTCTCGCTCGACGAGATGGCGTTTCTCTGGCTCTGTATCGAGAACCACAAGAGCCTGATCTTCGCCGGTGGGACCGCATCCGGGAAGACGACATCGCTGAACGCCGTCTCGCTGTTCATCCCCTCGAGTGCGAAGATCGTCTCCATCGAGGACACGCGCGAGGTCGAACTTCCACAGCGAAACTGGATCGCGAGCGTCACCCGTCCCTCGTTCTCCGACGACGAACAGGGTGACGTCGACGAGTTCGACCTGCTCGAGGCCGCACTGCGTCAGCGACCCGACTACATCGTGATGGGCGAAATCCGCGGTGAGGAGGGGCGAACGCTGTTTCAGGTCATGTCGACCGGGCACACGACCTACACGACGTTCCACGCCGACTCCGTCGATGAGGTCCTAAAGCGGTTCACGACGGACCCGATTAACGTCTCGAAGACGATGTTCACCGCGCTGGATCTGGTCTCGATCCAGACCCAGACTCGAGTGCAGGGACGGAAGGTCCGCCGGAACAAGTCGCTGACCGAGATCAACCACTACGAGGCCGAACACGACGAGATCAACGTTCAGGACGTCTACCAGTGGCAAGCGGAGACCGACGAGTACCTCAAGATGGGGGACTCGAACACCCTCGATGAGATCCAGTTCGATCGCGGTTGGAGCAACGAAAAGCTCGAGGAAGAACTGTTCAAACGCGAGATCATTCTCGCCTACCTCATCAAGAACGGGTTGAACACGTACGCGGAAGTCGCGGCGACCGCACAGGCCTTCATCAACGACCCGGATACGATCCTGACGCTCATCGCGAACGGACAACTCGAGGACAGTCTCGAGGACCTCCGCGAGATGGAAAGCGTCCTGATCGACGTCGATCCCGAAAAGGAGGAACTCGTCCCGCGACCCGACGCGAGCAGCGAGACGTACAACCTCTCGATGGACATCTTAGAACGGGCCGAAGAGTCGCTGTTCGAGGAGTTCCGCGGCAAGGTACCGAGCGGACTCGCGAGCGCGCTCGGGGAGGTCGAGCAAGCGGAGGCGATCGATGTCGACCAGACCGATGCCGACGAGTTCGACTTCGCCGGCGAGGTCGACGAGACGATCGACGAAGGCGAGTGGGAACTCGGCGACGACTCGGACGGGTTCGACGGCGGTTCGGGCGAGGGTTCGAGCGAACCCGCGTGGCTCAGTGACGATACCGGCTTCGATATCGGCTCCACTGATAGGGCCGAAGCCGGTATTAGCGACGCGACGGCTGACGCACCAGCCGACGATACTGCCGCCAGCGTCGATTCCGCTGCTGGAATCGGCGGCGCCACCTCGAGTCCCGGCGAACAGGACAAACCCGCGGAGGAATTCGAGATGGTCGTCAAAGAGACGCCTGGTGAGGAGGCGACACCGCCTGCCACGACGAGTAACGGGGCCGACTCGGCACGACCGACATCCCGGTCGGACGATAAGCGCGACCCCACGGTATCGCCATCGGACGACCCCGAGGGAGGTGGCCTGGGCGGTCTGTTCGACGACATGGGCGATACGATCGATGAACTCGACGCCGATGACGATACGGGCCGCGCAACGACGGACGCCCCGTCAGAAACCGCCGCGGACTCCGCCGGCTTCGAGTCGACGTTTCAGGGGGACGACCTCGCGTCGATCTTCGATCCCGAATCGGCCGACGAAGCGGTGGGTGACTTCAGCGATCAACTCGAATCGAGCGACGAACGCGGTCCGGGAGAGGACTCGAGCAGTATCGACGGGACTGATTCGACGACCGCGGCCGAGTCGCCGCCGGCCGGTGCAGACACGGACGCCGGCTTACAGCCCGGAACGGACGGCGACGTCGACACCGAATCGGAGTCGATCTTCGGCGCCGAGTCCGGTTCGATCTTCTCCGACGACGATGACGACGCGGCGGACGACGGCGGCTCGCTGTTCGGTGACGATCGGGACCGCACCGAGTCCGACGACTCGATTTTCAACGGAACCGACGACGCTGATGACGACGGCGGGACAGGTCCCGGCGAAAGCGACGATGACGGCCGACTGTTCGGCGATAACGAGGACGACGAATGA
- a CDS encoding type II secretion system F family protein, with amino-acid sequence MSLQTDSSGGSSNLSGGSDLLGETFYPLYERLVNEDGEFVSDVETKLAQARMTDTVELYLSRALGIGFISGLALWLIGLLLGYGLFATGVIQVEELLGIPISSQAVIDFLEAARVPALVFFTGLVFGSIGFALGFGSLVAIPYSRASARKREINMLLTDSVSFMYALSVGGLNQLEIIEAMAQADDTYGEVAMEFQSIVKETEYFDVDYRTAIRTQALETPSDELSQFLTDMLSIVNSGGDMESFLEDKKEKHMRTAKQEQELTLETLELFGEMYMTLSLFPLLLIIIMVVMQMIPQADVTDNMLYMTVYGLIPLIGVGFLVLVSTVKHDEPGDGYLSMGGGRRIETQQDRGLLNLGLVEQFTGEHSVFDRIKNREGTYETMEVLQKPHVFFRDNPLLTLALTVPASLVIIATAMVNGSAPTSWDQLLGNAVWGTFVYVYVPLYIIAIPLAIFREWNVRHRNSVVSQLSEDLRKLSSSNDTGLTLLESLKSVSDTTSGKLAREFEMMHTKVNYGTSLKEALIEFNNKYHIPRLARTTRLITEAQEASNQISDVLRTAARTSENHDDIERERKSRTLMQVVIIIMTFMTVLAVIAILKTQFIDTMAGLGASTGGAETGGGGGELAEADLSDNIDVEMLSVLFFHAVTMQAIISGLICGYIRDADLLSGLKYAVVLATVALVGWTLVA; translated from the coding sequence ATGAGCTTACAAACCGACTCCAGCGGGGGCTCCAGCAACCTTTCGGGCGGCTCCGATCTGCTGGGTGAGACGTTCTATCCCCTGTACGAACGGTTGGTTAACGAGGACGGCGAGTTCGTCAGCGACGTCGAAACGAAACTCGCGCAGGCTCGAATGACCGATACGGTCGAACTCTACCTCTCTCGAGCGCTCGGGATCGGGTTTATCAGCGGGCTGGCGCTGTGGCTGATCGGGCTCTTGCTCGGCTACGGCCTGTTCGCGACCGGAGTCATTCAGGTCGAGGAACTGCTCGGGATCCCGATCAGTAGCCAGGCGGTTATCGACTTCCTCGAGGCGGCTCGAGTGCCGGCGCTCGTCTTCTTCACCGGGCTCGTCTTCGGTTCGATCGGCTTCGCACTCGGTTTCGGCTCGCTCGTGGCGATCCCCTATTCGCGTGCGTCCGCCCGTAAACGCGAGATCAACATGTTGTTGACCGACTCCGTCTCCTTCATGTACGCGCTGTCGGTCGGTGGACTGAACCAACTCGAGATCATCGAGGCGATGGCCCAGGCCGACGACACGTACGGCGAGGTCGCTATGGAGTTTCAGAGCATCGTCAAGGAGACCGAGTACTTCGACGTCGACTACCGGACGGCGATCCGCACCCAGGCCCTCGAGACGCCGAGCGACGAACTCTCTCAGTTCCTGACGGATATGCTCTCGATCGTCAACAGCGGCGGTGACATGGAGAGTTTCCTCGAGGACAAAAAGGAAAAGCACATGCGAACGGCCAAACAGGAACAGGAACTCACCCTCGAGACGCTCGAGTTGTTCGGCGAGATGTACATGACGCTGTCGCTGTTCCCGTTGCTCTTGATCATCATTATGGTCGTCATGCAGATGATTCCGCAGGCGGACGTGACGGATAACATGCTGTACATGACCGTCTACGGGCTGATCCCGCTGATCGGGGTCGGCTTCCTGGTGCTGGTCTCGACGGTCAAACACGACGAGCCGGGCGATGGGTACCTCTCGATGGGCGGGGGCCGGCGCATCGAGACGCAACAGGACAGAGGCTTGCTCAACCTCGGTCTCGTCGAGCAGTTCACGGGCGAGCACAGCGTCTTCGACCGCATCAAAAACCGCGAAGGGACGTACGAGACGATGGAGGTGCTCCAGAAGCCACACGTTTTCTTCCGGGACAACCCGCTGTTAACGCTCGCGTTGACCGTTCCGGCGTCGCTCGTCATCATCGCCACGGCGATGGTGAACGGCTCGGCACCGACCTCGTGGGACCAACTCCTCGGCAACGCCGTCTGGGGAACGTTCGTCTACGTCTACGTTCCGCTGTACATCATCGCGATTCCGCTGGCGATCTTCCGGGAGTGGAACGTTCGTCACAGGAACAGCGTCGTCAGCCAACTGTCCGAAGACCTACGCAAACTCTCGAGTTCGAACGACACCGGCCTGACGCTGCTCGAGTCGCTCAAATCCGTCTCGGATACGACCAGCGGAAAACTGGCTCGGGAGTTCGAGATGATGCACACGAAAGTCAACTACGGAACGAGCCTGAAGGAAGCGCTCATCGAGTTCAACAACAAGTATCACATTCCCCGGCTCGCCCGAACGACGCGGCTGATTACGGAAGCCCAGGAGGCGTCGAACCAGATTTCGGACGTGCTTCGGACGGCCGCCCGTACCAGCGAGAATCACGACGATATCGAACGGGAACGGAAGTCCCGGACCCTGATGCAGGTCGTGATCATCATCATGACGTTCATGACGGTGCTCGCGGTGATCGCGATCCTCAAAACGCAGTTCATCGATACGATGGCCGGACTCGGGGCCAGCACCGGCGGCGCTGAAACGGGCGGTGGCGGCGGAGAACTCGCAGAAGCCGATTTGAGCGACAACATCGACGTCGAGATGCTGTCCGTGTTGTTTTTCCACGCGGTGACGATGCAGGCGATCATCTCCGGATTGATCTGTGGATACATCCGGGATGCGGACCTGCTGAGCGGGCTGAAATACGCCGTCGTACTGGCGACGGTTGCACTCGTCGGCTGGACGTTGGTGGCCTAA
- a CDS encoding DUF7287 family protein, producing the protein MAREQHRHGRGRRRRTVSISLRERGQTTHDFVVGIGVFILAVAFVFSFLPTILTPFDSSVSGGQTAQADRIADRLVHNLSTDQGPNTFNESDFGSVADDDLDDLVGLRTVGDQVNVSIEHLNESGPVDDELTVGVEYNNQSAASSARIVTFEGDGPDGEERSAYRLVVRVW; encoded by the coding sequence ATGGCTCGAGAGCAACACCGACACGGTCGTGGCCGACGTCGGCGGACGGTTTCGATCTCGCTGCGTGAGCGCGGCCAGACCACCCACGATTTCGTCGTCGGAATCGGGGTGTTCATCCTGGCCGTCGCCTTCGTCTTCTCGTTCCTGCCGACGATCCTGACGCCGTTCGACTCGTCGGTCAGCGGCGGGCAGACGGCGCAGGCGGATCGGATCGCGGATCGGTTGGTACACAATCTCTCGACCGACCAGGGACCGAACACGTTCAACGAATCCGATTTCGGGTCGGTTGCGGACGATGACCTCGATGACCTCGTCGGACTCCGAACTGTCGGCGACCAGGTGAACGTGAGTATCGAACACCTCAACGAGAGCGGGCCGGTCGACGACGAGTTGACGGTCGGCGTGGAGTACAACAACCAGTCGGCGGCCAGTTCGGCACGAATCGTGACGTTCGAGGGCGACGGTCCTGACGGCGAGGAACGTTCGGCATACAGACTTGTTGTGAGGGTCTGGTGA
- a CDS encoding DUF7288 family protein codes for MSRISPKSSTDRGQAYTLEGFISAMVVLMALLLAMQSVVITPTTGGLADRTVQSQIQQETQDALVVAATADEDDGDLSKMVRYWDDEENEFYNASEDDSVPGYYNGSAYTELYNEFVLGEILSHRLTDRGLSYNIELVYQNESGEFDTENSTYLVYQGESEAVTASYTVTLFENDTVTAPGSAGALRDVHDPDDTDSYPIPPGTSEDDDSVVYNVVEVRVAVW; via the coding sequence ATGTCTAGAATCAGCCCTAAATCCAGTACCGACCGCGGACAGGCCTACACGCTCGAGGGGTTCATCAGTGCGATGGTCGTCCTGATGGCGCTCCTGCTCGCGATGCAGTCCGTCGTTATCACGCCGACGACCGGTGGACTCGCGGACCGGACGGTCCAATCGCAGATTCAACAGGAGACGCAGGACGCGCTGGTCGTCGCTGCGACGGCGGACGAGGACGACGGGGACCTTTCGAAGATGGTCCGATACTGGGACGATGAGGAGAACGAGTTCTACAATGCGAGCGAGGACGATTCGGTGCCGGGCTACTACAACGGATCGGCGTACACCGAACTCTACAACGAGTTCGTTCTCGGAGAGATCCTCTCACATCGGCTGACGGACCGCGGACTGAGCTACAATATCGAGCTCGTCTATCAAAACGAGAGCGGTGAGTTCGACACCGAGAACAGTACGTACCTCGTCTATCAAGGCGAGTCGGAGGCGGTGACAGCGAGTTACACGGTTACGCTATTCGAGAACGACACGGTAACGGCTCCGGGAAGTGCTGGCGCGCTTCGGGATGTTCACGATCCAGATGATACTGACAGCTATCCGATCCCCCCAGGAACCAGTGAAGACGATGACTCCGTGGTGTACAATGTCGTGGAGGTGCGCGTCGCAGTATGGTAA
- a CDS encoding DUF7266 family protein: MIGNRHETDRGVSIALTHVLTIGIATILIAMLLMSGSTLLESETDRSARTALETVGERLAGEIANVDQIGNESEDAMISAEHPRTIANSQYTVELLDRDDDACSEGSHLLADSETPCIRLTAQEIDVTVYVPVAIDGGVSGSGNSVAGGTIEIAYDSADDGNEIEITEADR, from the coding sequence ATGATCGGAAATCGACACGAAACGGACCGCGGGGTGTCGATCGCACTCACGCACGTCCTGACGATCGGAATCGCCACGATCCTCATCGCGATGTTGTTGATGAGCGGAAGCACGCTGTTGGAGTCGGAAACCGATAGATCGGCCCGGACCGCGCTCGAGACCGTCGGCGAGCGTCTGGCCGGAGAGATCGCGAACGTCGATCAGATCGGGAACGAGAGCGAGGACGCAATGATCAGTGCCGAGCATCCGCGAACGATCGCGAACTCCCAGTACACCGTCGAACTGTTGGACAGGGACGACGACGCCTGCAGCGAAGGCTCGCATCTGCTTGCCGATTCGGAAACCCCCTGTATACGGCTAACGGCACAGGAGATCGACGTGACGGTCTACGTGCCAGTTGCGATCGACGGGGGCGTCTCCGGAAGTGGGAATTCGGTAGCGGGTGGTACGATCGAGATCGCGTACGACAGTGCCGACGATGGAAACGAGATCGAAATTACGGAGGCCGATCGATGA
- a CDS encoding DUF7289 family protein, whose amino-acid sequence MIDRRTGPATVSWADDRGVSEVIAFILVFAMILGSVGLLYVTGFQAMGDYQETEQLVNAERAMDALADNFNDVLGHNGVNQRYGELSLRDGTVSTGADGTKIDITLDGEDDPIGTDDDRFSGYGDGATVDLGEFTYTSDGDKIAYEGGGLVRADDSEDWSLVRKRPRITCGENAATISLVAISADDRSIQSSSGLGFTMSVENRSSAVYSDKDNVSIEIEDADTAYNDAWESILETESSDGADWDWDGDAGTCDFDDDSGQVVVTIVEVDIEY is encoded by the coding sequence ATGATCGACCGACGAACCGGACCCGCGACGGTCTCGTGGGCTGACGACCGCGGGGTCTCCGAAGTGATCGCGTTCATTCTCGTTTTCGCGATGATACTCGGATCGGTTGGACTGCTGTACGTGACCGGATTCCAGGCGATGGGCGACTATCAGGAAACCGAGCAACTCGTCAACGCCGAGCGGGCGATGGACGCGCTCGCGGACAACTTCAACGACGTCCTGGGGCACAACGGCGTCAACCAGCGCTACGGCGAACTCTCGTTGCGAGACGGAACTGTCAGCACCGGGGCCGACGGAACGAAGATTGACATCACTCTCGACGGCGAGGACGATCCGATCGGGACCGATGATGATCGCTTCTCCGGGTACGGTGACGGCGCGACGGTCGACCTAGGCGAGTTCACGTACACGTCGGACGGCGACAAAATCGCGTACGAAGGCGGTGGCCTCGTTCGAGCGGACGACTCCGAAGACTGGAGTCTGGTCCGCAAGCGGCCACGGATAACGTGTGGCGAGAACGCCGCAACGATCTCCCTCGTCGCAATCTCGGCGGACGACCGATCGATACAGAGCAGTAGCGGACTCGGGTTTACGATGTCCGTCGAAAACCGCAGTAGTGCGGTGTACAGTGACAAGGACAACGTTTCCATCGAGATCGAAGACGCGGATACCGCCTACAACGACGCGTGGGAGTCGATACTCGAGACCGAGAGTAGCGATGGTGCGGACTGGGATTGGGACGGTGATGCCGGAACGTGCGACTTCGACGATGACTCCGGGCAGGTCGTCGTCACTATCGTCGAAGTCGACATCGAGTACTGA
- a CDS encoding CheR family methyltransferase encodes MTDGSFDELLAFVEDELAFATSHYNDSYLDRRISSRMRRTQNETYAAYFDYLRADADEQTALLEAMSINVTGFFRNPEVWTGIREVLRSLTATNETVRVWSAACADGREPYSVAMLAHDDPDIDESAVQIHGTDISEPALETARGGVYEEPRTVDLTDQLEFLDDYTAYVERDGRTYRIKRQIVRSVAFERHDLINDEPKTGFDLVICRNLFIYIDNEYKQPMLRTIARSLRQRGYLVIGKAETIPPALKSAFTVRDTHLRIYRREAKETNSLTREQSGSNS; translated from the coding sequence GTGACCGACGGCAGTTTTGACGAACTCCTCGCGTTCGTCGAGGACGAACTGGCGTTCGCGACGAGCCACTACAACGACAGCTATCTCGACCGGCGCATCTCTTCGCGCATGCGCCGAACGCAAAACGAGACGTACGCGGCGTATTTCGACTACCTGCGGGCCGACGCCGACGAGCAGACGGCGCTCCTCGAGGCGATGAGCATCAACGTCACCGGCTTCTTTCGCAACCCCGAGGTCTGGACGGGAATCCGTGAGGTCCTCCGATCGCTCACAGCAACCAACGAGACCGTCCGCGTCTGGAGCGCCGCGTGTGCGGACGGCCGCGAGCCGTACTCGGTGGCGATGCTCGCCCACGACGACCCCGATATCGACGAGTCCGCCGTCCAGATCCACGGTACCGACATCAGCGAACCGGCGCTCGAGACGGCTCGAGGGGGCGTCTACGAGGAACCTCGAACCGTCGATCTGACCGACCAACTCGAGTTTCTCGACGACTACACCGCGTACGTCGAGCGAGACGGCAGGACCTACCGGATCAAACGGCAGATCGTGCGATCCGTCGCGTTCGAACGCCACGACCTCATCAACGACGAGCCCAAGACGGGGTTCGATCTGGTCATCTGTCGGAACCTGTTCATCTACATCGACAACGAGTACAAACAGCCGATGTTACGCACGATCGCACGCTCACTCCGGCAGCGCGGCTACCTCGTTATCGGCAAGGCCGAGACGATTCCACCGGCGCTCAAGTCCGCATTTACCGTTCGTGACACCCACCTCCGAATCTACCGCCGAGAAGCGAAGGAAACGAACAGTCTCACTCGAGAACAGTCGGGATCGAACTCCTGA
- a CDS encoding chemotaxis protein CheD codes for MKTYGSEPGAPTPVQVGISELVVSEGDDTLKSYGLGSCLAIALYDPKSDIGGLAHIMLPDGDAAENSDRKPGKYADTAIRALLRRMVEQGANYTTVEAKVAGGSDMFEFESFDEGVGQRNIAAAKAELEKLGVPLVAEDVGGEYGRTVEFTPESGTLVVKTAARSAENGVTEL; via the coding sequence ATGAAGACGTACGGAAGCGAACCGGGCGCACCGACGCCGGTCCAGGTCGGCATCTCCGAACTGGTCGTCAGCGAGGGCGACGACACGCTCAAATCCTACGGGCTGGGATCGTGTCTCGCGATCGCGCTGTACGATCCGAAAAGCGATATCGGAGGACTCGCGCATATTATGCTCCCGGACGGGGACGCGGCCGAAAACAGCGACCGCAAACCCGGAAAGTACGCCGACACCGCGATCCGAGCGCTCCTCCGACGGATGGTCGAACAGGGGGCCAACTACACCACCGTCGAAGCGAAAGTCGCCGGCGGCAGCGACATGTTCGAGTTCGAAAGCTTCGACGAGGGGGTCGGCCAGCGAAACATCGCCGCGGCCAAAGCGGAACTCGAGAAACTCGGCGTACCGCTCGTCGCCGAAGACGTCGGCGGTGAGTACGGTCGAACCGTCGAGTTTACGCCGGAGTCGGGAACCCTCGTGGTCAAAACGGCCGCCAGAAGCGCTGAAAACGGAGTGACGGAGCTGTGA
- a CDS encoding chemotaxis protein CheC: MKLDVNALGTFYRMAREGAGLAAGRLTHMTGVETQVGVTKLNFMRGREIRRDFEDSAEKVAVRVKLTGAIEGYSMVVFDRENALRVVETLLAESDSDDVCIDVTGGEFTEMTQSAATEVGHIMNSGFIDGWADVLETAIDVSTPEFVEGESAESFFDDIDEAPDGDDLALLFQSQIETVGTEVGFSHYLFPKRESMSSLLGQLRTSGGIEYDKLDGFDRMAERGAEEVAKTATTLTGIDTSIEIRRLNFVSLEAIPEQVADETLVGVAFEFDGMPSGYLLFLFDEESAHEIVDAMVPMEVDEDGFGEMGTSAITELGNIMASGFLDGWANVLDTTIDHSTPEFIHDIGAAAVDPVIIQLGENQDFAFVFDTIVVADGREFDCEVYAIPDEDDLERALNNLDVDRIEETPTTAEFQELDST, encoded by the coding sequence ATGAAACTCGACGTCAACGCACTCGGAACGTTCTACCGAATGGCCCGGGAAGGAGCGGGGCTGGCTGCCGGTCGCCTCACCCACATGACCGGCGTCGAGACCCAGGTCGGCGTGACGAAACTCAACTTCATGCGGGGCCGCGAAATCCGGCGCGACTTCGAGGATTCGGCGGAGAAAGTCGCCGTCAGGGTCAAACTAACCGGTGCTATCGAGGGCTACTCGATGGTCGTCTTCGATCGCGAGAACGCGCTCCGGGTCGTCGAAACGCTGCTCGCGGAGTCGGACTCCGACGACGTCTGCATCGACGTTACCGGAGGCGAGTTCACCGAAATGACCCAGAGCGCCGCGACCGAAGTCGGTCACATCATGAACAGCGGGTTCATCGACGGCTGGGCCGATGTCCTCGAGACCGCGATCGACGTTTCGACGCCCGAGTTCGTCGAAGGGGAGTCCGCCGAGTCCTTTTTCGACGACATTGACGAGGCACCCGACGGCGACGACCTGGCACTGCTCTTCCAGAGTCAGATCGAAACCGTCGGTACCGAAGTTGGGTTCAGTCACTACCTCTTCCCGAAGCGGGAGTCGATGTCGTCGCTGCTCGGCCAGCTCCGAACCAGCGGCGGTATCGAGTACGACAAACTCGACGGCTTCGACCGGATGGCCGAACGCGGCGCAGAGGAGGTCGCCAAAACGGCGACCACGCTGACCGGAATCGACACCAGCATCGAGATTCGACGCCTGAACTTCGTCTCGCTCGAGGCGATCCCCGAACAGGTCGCAGACGAGACGCTCGTCGGCGTCGCCTTCGAGTTCGACGGGATGCCAAGCGGCTATCTCCTCTTCCTGTTCGACGAGGAGTCGGCCCACGAAATCGTCGACGCGATGGTTCCCATGGAGGTCGACGAAGACGGCTTCGGCGAGATGGGGACGAGCGCCATCACGGAACTGGGCAACATCATGGCGAGTGGCTTCCTCGACGGCTGGGCGAACGTACTCGACACGACGATCGATCACTCGACGCCGGAGTTCATCCACGACATCGGTGCCGCAGCCGTCGATCCCGTCATTATTCAACTCGGCGAGAATCAGGACTTCGCGTTCGTCTTCGACACCATCGTCGTGGCCGACGGTCGGGAGTTCGACTGCGAAGTGTACGCGATTCCCGACGAAGACGATCTCGAGCGTGCGCTGAACAACCTCGACGTCGACCGGATCGAGGAGACGCCGACGACGGCCGAGTTTCAGGAACTCGATAGCACATGA